Genomic window (Ferrovibrio sp. MS7):
TATTGAAACCGGTGCAGTGCGCATCCTGCGCTATGTGGTGGCGCATGATTGCGGCCGCCTGATCAATCCGCGCCTGGTGGACGGCCAGATCATCGGCGGCGTGGTGCATGGCATCGGCAACGCGCTATTCGAGCGCATGGTCTATGACGAGAGCGGCCAGCCGCTGACCACCAATTACGGCGAATACCTGCTGCCGATCGCCACCGAGATGCCACGCATCGAAATTCATCATCTCGAAACACCGGCTACCAACAACCCGCTGGGCATCAAGGGCGCTGGCGAGGGCGGTACGATTCCGGCGGCCGCTGCCGTGATCGCCGCTGTCGAGAATGCCCTGGCTCCATTCGATGCCAGGATCGCCAAGCATCCCCTGGCGCCCGAGGAAATTCTGGGCCTGGTGGAACGCGCTTAAGGCAGCAATGCGGGCTGGATGTTACCGGGCCTCCCGGTAAAACGATAATCTGCCGGCAGAGCATGCGGCATGTTTTGATAATTTACCGCCCGCGTAGACTTGGCTCTCCAGCGGCAGACGAGATGGTGGAGCGCGATACATTTGCTCCGATTTCCTTCAATCTACTGAAATCGCGGGCGGCGCTTCTCGAGGAAGGCTCTGACTCCTTCGGAGAACTGGGCGCTGCCACAAAGCTCTACGTTGAGATCGCGCTCCAGATCGAGCTGTTCGGATAAGGTCCGTCGCGACGCTTCGTCAACGGCGCCCCGCAGCAGCGGATACATGTGCCGGGGACCGGCGGCAAGCCGCAACCCCAGCTTGATCGCGGCATCCAGCAGTTTTTCCTCCGGCTCGACCCGCCAGACCAGGCCCCATTCCAGCGCCTCGCGCGCCGATATGGCCTCTCCGGTCATCATCGCTGCCAATGCGCGGCCACGCCCGGCAAGACGGGAGAAGAACCAGCTCGCACCCAGATCGGGCACGATTGCCAGATTCGGCACGAAGGTGAGCTGGAAACTGGCGGTCTCGGCAGCCAGCACCACGTCGCCGGCCAATGCCAAACCGACGCCACCGCCCGCGGCGACACCGTTGATGGCCGTCACCACCGGCTTCGGCATCCGGGCGATTGCCCTCTGAATCGGATTGACCGCCGTGTCGAACAGATTCCGAATGACATGCTCGGGCAGCCCGACCGCTTCTTCCGAGCCCATCAGGCCCAGCAGGCGCTCAAGGCTGGCGCCGGAACAGAAAGCTTTCCCCCTGCCGGTCAATACTACCGCGCCAACCGCAGGATCGCTGGCCAACGCCTCCAGATGCAGCGCCAGATCGCGCAGGCCCTCAGGCCCCAGCGGGTTCAGCCGCTCGGGCCGCTCGAAGGTCACGATAGCGACGCCGTCCGGCCGGGTCTGGCTGGAGAATTCCTGCAAAGCTGCCTCCTCCCAGGTCGGCGCGAGACCGCCATGGCCTCGCGCCAATGCCGGCTGCATCAGAACTTAAGGCTCTGCTCGACCAACTCCCACTTGCCGCCCTTGATGGCATAGAGCAGCAGCCTGTCGCCACCGAAATGCTTCTGCG
Coding sequences:
- a CDS encoding enoyl-CoA hydratase/isomerase family protein; this encodes MQPALARGHGGLAPTWEEAALQEFSSQTRPDGVAIVTFERPERLNPLGPEGLRDLALHLEALASDPAVGAVVLTGRGKAFCSGASLERLLGLMGSEEAVGLPEHVIRNLFDTAVNPIQRAIARMPKPVVTAINGVAAGGGVGLALAGDVVLAAETASFQLTFVPNLAIVPDLGASWFFSRLAGRGRALAAMMTGEAISAREALEWGLVWRVEPEEKLLDAAIKLGLRLAAGPRHMYPLLRGAVDEASRRTLSEQLDLERDLNVELCGSAQFSEGVRAFLEKRRPRFQ